From the genome of Variovorax sp. RA8, one region includes:
- a CDS encoding AMP-binding protein, producing the protein MKLHQPPTFFSLVLRALRRYPDRIAFRQGEVAVRYQDVIGFMGKVQAVLSSQGVRGGTRVALLTENRYETWCASVAVQGLGAATSWLHPLSSLDSQISQITDVGASVLIIDSDAFEARAHEIALALPDVSVFCVGKGGPGADLLSLIAAHDHPEPMERASATDIGTLNFTGGTTGRQKAIVREAGQVALMAIAMNSELELPDGVQYLAIALISHVTGQLIAPTLMRGGTVHLMKKFDAGQVLETIQRERISATLMVPTMIYKLLEAPLEAFDLGSLELVVYAGSVIAPDRLRQAIQRIGPVFSQVYAQTECTPIAVLRRGDHDLDDPLSLSACGYPMATAEIAILGDSNEPVAAGDIGEICVRSPSVMQGYLEQAEATQEALAGEWLHTGDIGFVDPRGRLSIVDRKKDMIVSGGSNVYPREVEDVLAAHAAVASAAVIGVPHATWGEAVAAFVVLRAGAEAEAADLIAYVRERKGSLIAPKKIIFADALPTTPFGKIDKKKLRAPYWERETRLI; encoded by the coding sequence ATGAAGCTGCATCAACCTCCCACCTTCTTCTCTTTGGTACTGCGTGCCCTGCGCAGGTACCCGGACCGCATCGCCTTTCGCCAAGGTGAAGTGGCGGTCCGCTACCAAGACGTCATCGGCTTCATGGGGAAAGTTCAGGCGGTGCTGAGTTCCCAGGGGGTTCGCGGGGGCACGCGCGTCGCGTTGCTGACGGAAAACCGGTACGAAACCTGGTGTGCGTCCGTCGCGGTCCAGGGGCTCGGCGCTGCTACCAGCTGGCTGCATCCGCTCAGTTCGCTGGACTCTCAGATCTCCCAGATCACCGACGTGGGCGCGTCGGTCTTGATCATCGACAGCGACGCATTCGAAGCCCGGGCCCATGAAATCGCCCTGGCGCTTCCTGACGTTTCCGTTTTCTGCGTCGGAAAAGGAGGCCCCGGTGCCGACCTGCTGTCGCTCATTGCCGCACACGACCACCCCGAACCCATGGAGCGAGCCAGCGCCACCGACATCGGCACGCTGAACTTCACCGGAGGCACGACCGGCCGCCAGAAAGCCATCGTGCGAGAGGCGGGTCAGGTCGCGCTCATGGCCATCGCCATGAACAGCGAACTGGAGCTGCCGGACGGCGTGCAGTACCTGGCCATCGCGCTGATCAGCCATGTCACAGGGCAGTTGATCGCACCGACGCTGATGCGCGGAGGCACCGTCCATCTGATGAAGAAGTTCGACGCAGGGCAGGTCCTGGAGACCATCCAGCGCGAACGCATCAGTGCGACCTTGATGGTGCCCACGATGATCTACAAGCTTCTGGAGGCCCCCCTCGAGGCGTTTGACCTTGGCAGTCTCGAACTGGTCGTCTACGCGGGATCCGTCATTGCGCCGGACCGTCTGCGACAAGCCATTCAACGCATTGGCCCGGTCTTCTCTCAAGTCTACGCGCAGACGGAATGCACCCCCATCGCGGTTCTGCGGCGCGGCGACCATGATCTCGACGACCCGTTGTCGCTGTCAGCATGCGGCTACCCCATGGCGACGGCCGAGATCGCGATTCTTGGCGACAGCAACGAGCCGGTCGCCGCTGGCGACATCGGTGAGATCTGCGTGCGAAGCCCGTCGGTGATGCAAGGCTACCTTGAGCAGGCTGAAGCCACCCAGGAGGCCCTGGCGGGTGAATGGTTGCACACGGGGGACATAGGTTTTGTCGATCCGCGTGGCCGCCTGTCGATCGTGGACCGGAAGAAGGACATGATCGTGTCCGGAGGCTCGAACGTCTATCCGCGAGAGGTCGAGGACGTTCTGGCCGCCCATGCAGCAGTCGCTTCGGCCGCGGTGATCGGCGTGCCCCATGCGACGTGGGGTGAAGCCGTCGCAGCGTTTGTCGTGCTGCGGGCCGGCGCCGAAGCCGAGGCCGCTGACTTGATCGCCTATGTCCGGGAGCGCAAGGGATCGTTGATCGCGCCGAAGAAAATCATCTTTGCGGACGCACTGCCCACGACGCCATTCGGGAAGATCGACAAGAAGAAGTTGCGTGCGCCCTATTGGGAGCGGGAGACAAGGCTGATCTGA
- a CDS encoding FAD-dependent oxidoreductase, with protein sequence MTDSKPGARKPHVIIAGAGMGGLTLAAALLQKGFDVDVYEQSTELREVGAGLWISANGSKVLEKLGLKQAIEAINLPPKDRVVRFWKTGEAHSVYNRDAADSKADHTLVQVLRAELQRVLYENVIRLKPDAVHFGVRSIGAETVDGRARLLLDGGGAAEGDVVVGCDGAHSRVRQSLFGPAPARYTGANAWRGLAPMSKLKPQHRQPLASTWIGPTAHVTTYPVQRNGEEFVSFSAQVDSPDWQTESWSERGELSDALKDFEGWHQDILDLFIESENLFRWGLFVRDPLDAWSKGRVTLVGDACHSMTPYLGMGVNMTMEDAYVLARSLEASPDDIEAALKRYDAARVVRTNKTKASSLDMLGIFHSPDLERIETARPYIEKQWSPQAVRERYDWLLTYDATAVEI encoded by the coding sequence ATGACAGATAGCAAGCCAGGGGCACGCAAGCCCCATGTGATCATCGCCGGCGCCGGCATGGGCGGGCTCACGCTTGCCGCCGCGCTGCTGCAAAAAGGATTCGACGTCGACGTGTACGAGCAGTCGACGGAACTGCGCGAGGTCGGCGCGGGACTCTGGATCTCGGCCAACGGCAGCAAGGTGCTCGAGAAGCTCGGCCTGAAGCAGGCCATCGAAGCCATCAACCTGCCGCCGAAGGACCGTGTTGTGCGCTTTTGGAAGACAGGGGAGGCGCACTCGGTCTACAACCGAGACGCGGCCGACTCCAAGGCCGACCACACCCTCGTGCAGGTCCTGCGGGCCGAACTGCAGCGGGTGCTCTACGAGAACGTGATCCGGCTGAAGCCCGATGCCGTGCACTTCGGCGTGCGCTCCATAGGCGCGGAAACCGTGGACGGCCGCGCGCGCTTGCTGCTCGACGGAGGCGGCGCCGCCGAAGGCGACGTGGTCGTGGGCTGCGACGGCGCGCACTCGCGCGTGCGCCAGTCCCTCTTCGGCCCCGCGCCGGCCCGCTACACGGGCGCCAATGCGTGGCGCGGCCTCGCGCCCATGAGCAAGCTCAAGCCCCAGCACCGCCAACCGCTGGCGTCCACGTGGATCGGCCCCACGGCGCACGTGACGACCTACCCCGTGCAACGCAACGGCGAGGAGTTCGTGAGCTTCTCCGCGCAGGTGGACAGCCCAGACTGGCAGACCGAATCGTGGTCGGAACGTGGTGAGCTTTCCGACGCGCTGAAGGACTTCGAGGGCTGGCACCAGGATATCCTTGACCTGTTCATCGAATCGGAAAATCTGTTCCGATGGGGCCTGTTCGTGCGCGACCCGCTAGACGCTTGGTCCAAGGGCCGGGTCACGCTGGTGGGCGACGCCTGCCATTCGATGACGCCGTACCTGGGCATGGGAGTCAACATGACCATGGAGGATGCTTACGTCCTCGCACGCAGCCTGGAGGCGTCGCCCGACGACATCGAAGCGGCATTGAAACGCTACGACGCCGCGCGCGTCGTACGCACGAACAAGACGAAGGCGAGTTCGCTGGACATGCTCGGCATCTTCCACAGCCCGGATCTGGAGCGCATCGAGACCGCGCGCCCGTATATCGAAAAACAATGGTCTCCGCAGGCTGTTCGCGAGCGATATGACTGGCTGCTGACCTACGACGCCACGGCCGTGGAGATCTGA
- a CDS encoding xanthine dehydrogenase family protein molybdopterin-binding subunit, translating into MQEPLLPLQQEPRADYLQKVTGTATYASDVEVTGMLHGKILRSTVPHAFIRSIDASAALAMPGVVAVLTGDDLKDLPGTAIRWGLSMRDRPVIAIGKVRYVGDPVAAVAAVDEATAEEALDAILVDYDALPFATTAEEAMAPGAALVHEDMETLKDFYFRGEATPVAGTNLFQQYHYESGDVEQAYAQAHRVFEDSFKFPMVFHFAMEPHVCIAHWKPGSLEIWSGGQTPTAIQRVCSEILGVPLACVRVHSPYVGGGFGGKASVKIDPLVAALSWKAKAPVRVCLSISESMLTCRRLDAEVSLKTAVDSQGRITAKSVRAVLNGGAYADTGPAIAIKAAIRAIGPYHIPNLKLEAIGVYSNTVPGAAFRSIGGPQAVWATESQMDIMAAALDLDPVAFRMANMADKGQTIKPDLRPLDVDMRNSLRQALRALEELPEPKHSGRRGLGVAVGATDPGIMPIGGAIVRLRADGSVNVSANTVEIGQGSRGVLRIIAAKALKQPLRMIAVAEPDTLQAPYDWGTGASRSTVIIGLAVQMACDEVIGQVVETAAAVLGGSPEDYRLEEGRVEGPGGGVPFIELLRQFNGMAAGEFLGVGRVNSTTKNGAFKQAPLFWETGAGACEIEVDEGTGAIKVLRVGGAADLGYVVNRKAAEGQDEGAMVMGLGHTLSEEYVYEDGQVVNGTMFDYKVPMFEDVPQHMGTALIESGDGPGPFGARGGGEGAILPVAPAVANALYQGWGVRIKELPLTPERVWRALQAAKIEKQD; encoded by the coding sequence ATGCAAGAACCGCTGCTGCCGCTCCAACAGGAACCGCGTGCCGACTACCTGCAGAAGGTGACCGGCACGGCAACCTATGCCAGCGATGTGGAGGTCACGGGCATGCTGCACGGCAAGATTCTGCGCAGCACGGTACCTCATGCGTTCATCCGGAGCATCGATGCGAGCGCTGCGCTGGCCATGCCAGGCGTGGTGGCCGTACTCACCGGAGACGACCTGAAAGACCTGCCCGGGACCGCGATCCGATGGGGGCTGTCGATGCGAGACCGACCGGTGATTGCCATCGGCAAGGTGCGCTACGTGGGCGACCCAGTGGCGGCGGTCGCGGCGGTCGACGAAGCGACCGCCGAAGAAGCGCTCGATGCCATTCTGGTCGACTACGATGCGCTGCCCTTCGCCACCACGGCCGAGGAGGCGATGGCGCCGGGCGCCGCTCTGGTCCACGAGGACATGGAAACCCTCAAGGATTTCTACTTCCGCGGCGAGGCGACGCCCGTGGCGGGGACCAACCTGTTCCAGCAGTACCACTACGAGAGCGGAGACGTCGAGCAAGCCTACGCGCAGGCACACCGCGTCTTCGAGGACAGCTTCAAGTTCCCGATGGTGTTCCATTTCGCGATGGAGCCGCACGTGTGCATCGCGCACTGGAAGCCCGGCTCGCTGGAGATCTGGAGCGGCGGACAGACGCCCACGGCCATCCAGCGCGTGTGCTCCGAGATTCTTGGGGTTCCTCTGGCCTGCGTGCGCGTGCACTCGCCTTACGTCGGCGGCGGATTCGGCGGCAAGGCATCCGTCAAGATCGACCCGCTGGTCGCTGCGCTCTCCTGGAAGGCGAAAGCGCCTGTGCGCGTGTGCCTTTCCATCTCCGAGTCCATGCTGACCTGCCGGCGCCTGGACGCCGAGGTGTCACTGAAGACGGCGGTGGACAGTCAGGGGCGCATTACCGCCAAGTCGGTACGCGCGGTGCTCAACGGCGGCGCATACGCAGACACGGGACCGGCCATCGCGATCAAGGCGGCCATCCGGGCGATCGGCCCGTACCACATCCCAAACCTGAAGCTGGAGGCCATCGGCGTCTATTCCAACACCGTGCCCGGCGCGGCCTTCCGTTCCATCGGCGGCCCACAAGCCGTGTGGGCGACCGAGTCGCAGATGGACATCATGGCCGCTGCGTTGGACCTCGATCCGGTCGCCTTCCGCATGGCCAACATGGCCGACAAAGGCCAGACCATCAAGCCGGATCTGCGGCCGCTCGACGTCGACATGCGCAACTCCCTGCGCCAGGCGCTGCGGGCGCTCGAAGAACTCCCCGAGCCCAAGCACTCCGGCCGCCGCGGACTGGGCGTCGCCGTGGGCGCCACCGATCCCGGCATCATGCCCATCGGCGGTGCCATCGTGCGCTTGCGTGCCGATGGGTCGGTCAATGTTTCGGCCAATACCGTGGAGATTGGCCAGGGCAGCCGGGGCGTCCTGCGCATCATTGCAGCCAAGGCCCTCAAGCAGCCGCTGCGAATGATCGCCGTGGCCGAGCCGGACACGCTGCAGGCACCCTACGACTGGGGCACGGGTGCGAGCCGCTCCACCGTGATCATCGGCCTGGCCGTCCAGATGGCCTGCGACGAGGTGATCGGCCAAGTCGTTGAGACTGCGGCCGCGGTCTTGGGCGGGTCGCCGGAGGACTACCGGCTCGAGGAGGGCCGCGTCGAAGGGCCGGGGGGCGGCGTTCCTTTTATCGAACTCCTGCGCCAGTTCAATGGCATGGCCGCAGGTGAATTCCTCGGCGTAGGGCGCGTCAATTCCACCACCAAGAACGGCGCCTTCAAGCAGGCGCCGCTGTTCTGGGAAACGGGCGCGGGCGCCTGCGAGATCGAAGTCGACGAAGGCACCGGCGCCATCAAGGTGCTGCGTGTGGGCGGCGCTGCCGACCTGGGTTACGTGGTGAACCGCAAAGCTGCGGAAGGCCAGGACGAAGGCGCCATGGTCATGGGGCTCGGCCACACGCTCTCCGAAGAGTACGTTTACGAAGATGGTCAGGTCGTCAACGGCACGATGTTCGACTACAAGGTTCCGATGTTCGAGGACGTGCCTCAGCACATGGGCACCGCGCTCATCGAAAGCGGCGATGGCCCGGGGCCTTTCGGCGCGCGCGGCGGCGGCGAAGGCGCCATCCTTCCTGTGGCACCCGCCGTGGCGAACGCGCTCTACCAAGGCTGGGGCGTGCGGATCAAGGAGTTGCCGCTGACTCCCGAACGCGTCTGGCGCGCGCTTCAGGCCGCCAAGATCGAAAAGCAAGACTGA
- a CDS encoding isochorismatase family protein produces the protein MTDCTKNSPRPWDGIIPEEEQAIYRQAGWGAPSGIGRRPALLVIDVQYRSMGDAPMPIHQAIDHMSTSCGEYGWRAVPHIAQLITVFRDLQAPVLYPYVAPKGEHNRGQFEAKVPGVMDVPERGYDFVAEVQPRPGDIKIPKFQASAFHGTALTSYLIGLGVDTLVVTGCTTSGCVRATVVDACALNFKVVVPQDAVYDRSQTSHAVNLFDMASKYADVMPTDELAQRLCAELDPRQT, from the coding sequence ATGACAGACTGCACCAAGAATTCGCCTCGCCCATGGGACGGCATCATCCCTGAGGAAGAGCAGGCCATCTATCGCCAAGCCGGCTGGGGTGCGCCCAGCGGCATTGGCCGCCGGCCGGCGCTGCTCGTCATCGACGTGCAGTACCGTTCCATGGGCGACGCACCGATGCCGATCCATCAAGCCATCGACCACATGTCTACGAGCTGCGGCGAGTACGGCTGGCGTGCCGTACCTCACATCGCCCAGCTGATCACGGTGTTCAGAGATCTGCAGGCGCCAGTGCTCTACCCCTACGTTGCCCCCAAGGGCGAACACAACCGCGGTCAGTTCGAAGCGAAGGTGCCGGGCGTGATGGACGTGCCCGAGCGTGGCTACGATTTCGTCGCGGAAGTCCAGCCGCGCCCCGGAGACATCAAGATCCCAAAGTTCCAGGCCAGCGCCTTCCATGGAACGGCGCTCACCAGCTACCTCATCGGCCTGGGCGTTGACACGCTCGTGGTCACCGGTTGCACCACGAGCGGCTGCGTGCGTGCAACCGTAGTCGATGCCTGTGCGCTCAACTTCAAGGTCGTGGTCCCGCAGGACGCCGTCTACGACCGCTCGCAGACATCGCATGCCGTGAACTTGTTCGACATGGCGAGCAAGTATGCCGACGTCATGCCAACGGACGAGCTCGCGCAGCGGCTGTGCGCCGAGCTCGACCCGCGCCAGACCTGA
- a CDS encoding CoxG family protein, which yields MDFRIDTTLPATAAQLWAIFFDVQRVAALIPGCENVTEVEPLKEFSAVLKQKIGPFKLEVPTRIVLESHTLERQVVLAAAGRDKFTGTTIDVRMKVDLDEQNTRDTPSCRLGIDAQMQVAGRLASLGYPVVKKRSEELFSEFEKRLRNELVQFDPARVLESAAPVDAATGQERPAAATPAPAAQVPAPVAGSAGVPPASQVAAAPYAPPTQMPPWQPAPPTPAPYRPRRVELVLVWPRVGISLAVGFTVAFVAAAHGQSDWWWIVAPALGAAAGLAPRQD from the coding sequence ATGGACTTTCGAATCGACACCACGCTCCCGGCCACTGCGGCTCAGCTGTGGGCCATCTTCTTCGATGTGCAGCGTGTCGCGGCACTCATTCCCGGTTGCGAGAACGTCACCGAAGTCGAGCCGCTCAAGGAGTTTTCTGCGGTACTCAAGCAGAAAATCGGACCGTTCAAGCTGGAAGTGCCGACGCGCATCGTGCTGGAGTCACACACGCTGGAGCGGCAGGTGGTGCTTGCCGCCGCCGGCCGCGACAAGTTCACGGGGACGACCATCGACGTTCGCATGAAGGTGGACCTCGATGAGCAGAACACGAGAGACACGCCCTCGTGCCGCCTGGGGATCGATGCGCAGATGCAGGTGGCGGGCCGCCTGGCATCGCTGGGCTACCCGGTCGTCAAGAAGCGTTCCGAAGAACTCTTCTCGGAGTTCGAGAAGCGCCTGCGCAATGAGTTGGTTCAATTCGACCCGGCCCGAGTGCTCGAATCGGCAGCCCCCGTCGATGCGGCAACGGGCCAGGAGCGTCCTGCAGCCGCAACGCCGGCCCCCGCCGCCCAGGTACCGGCCCCAGTGGCGGGCTCTGCCGGCGTGCCGCCGGCCTCGCAGGTCGCGGCTGCTCCCTACGCCCCGCCCACCCAGATGCCGCCATGGCAGCCGGCGCCGCCAACGCCTGCCCCCTATCGGCCGCGGCGCGTCGAGCTGGTGCTGGTGTGGCCGCGCGTGGGCATCAGCCTGGCGGTCGGCTTCACGGTGGCGTTCGTTGCGGCCGCGCACGGTCAATCCGACTGGTGGTGGATCGTGGCTCCGGCACTTGGCGCAGCCGCAGGACTGGCACCGAGACAAGACTGA
- a CDS encoding helix-turn-helix transcriptional regulator: MRSHTDNEPSARVAADHGAQRALQAAHLLQEALTLLRGGATMPPMQTAKRASDRLLRLPDVERLTGLRRSAIYEQMRKGIFPQSVKVGQRTAACPESTVQSWIAERINGRTT, from the coding sequence ATGCGATCCCATACCGACAACGAACCGAGCGCGCGCGTCGCCGCTGACCATGGCGCTCAACGAGCCCTCCAGGCGGCTCATCTGCTGCAGGAGGCGCTCACGCTCCTTCGCGGTGGCGCAACGATGCCGCCGATGCAGACGGCAAAGCGCGCCTCCGACAGGCTTCTGCGGCTGCCCGATGTCGAGCGCCTCACCGGGCTGCGCAGGTCGGCCATCTACGAACAGATGCGCAAGGGCATCTTTCCGCAGTCGGTGAAGGTCGGACAGCGCACCGCGGCATGTCCGGAGAGCACCGTTCAATCGTGGATCGCGGAGCGGATCAACGGGCGCACGACTTGA
- a CDS encoding FAD binding domain-containing protein: MRPPRFELHRPTALAQAIALKAEFGDAAAFHAGGTELLIALKARVLSYEHVIDIKRVDELRGIRLRSDGTLSIGALCTHHAIANDPLVRELLPGYAHLSDHVANIRVRMAGTIGGVLCFGEPHADAPTMLCALDAWVVLAGPQGQREVPSREFQEGEFATVRQDDEILVSIEIAPQSPGTRSAYRCFGHTERPAVGVAAVWSSDGWQRLSLWAGAITASPTRLAQAEEAAARLAPDLPPEEIWRALAPAVTADAAGIDAHDDLHGGADYKRHLVTVLAQRAIEACLP, from the coding sequence ATGCGCCCGCCCCGTTTCGAATTGCACCGGCCAACTGCGTTGGCACAGGCGATCGCGCTGAAGGCCGAGTTCGGCGATGCCGCGGCTTTCCATGCCGGCGGCACCGAACTGCTCATCGCACTGAAGGCGCGCGTCCTGAGCTACGAGCACGTGATCGACATCAAGCGCGTGGACGAGCTGCGCGGCATCCGGTTGCGAAGCGATGGCACCTTGTCGATCGGCGCGCTCTGCACGCACCACGCCATCGCCAACGATCCGCTGGTGCGCGAGCTGCTGCCGGGATACGCGCACCTCAGCGACCATGTTGCGAACATCCGCGTGCGCATGGCCGGCACGATCGGCGGCGTCTTGTGCTTCGGCGAGCCGCATGCCGACGCGCCCACGATGCTCTGCGCGCTCGACGCCTGGGTGGTGTTGGCCGGCCCGCAGGGCCAGCGGGAAGTCCCGTCGCGCGAGTTCCAGGAGGGCGAGTTCGCCACCGTGCGGCAGGACGACGAGATTCTGGTCTCGATCGAGATCGCGCCGCAGTCGCCCGGCACGCGCAGCGCCTATCGCTGCTTCGGACACACGGAACGGCCCGCCGTCGGCGTGGCCGCGGTCTGGTCGAGCGACGGATGGCAGCGGCTGAGTCTGTGGGCGGGTGCGATCACCGCGTCGCCCACCCGGCTGGCGCAGGCCGAAGAGGCTGCGGCCCGGCTCGCGCCGGACCTGCCGCCCGAGGAAATCTGGCGCGCGCTGGCACCTGCGGTGACAGCCGATGCGGCGGGCATCGATGCCCATGACGATCTGCACGGCGGGGCCGATTACAAGCGCCACCTCGTCACCGTGCTGGCCCAACGCGCCATCGAGGCTTGCCTGCCATGA
- a CDS encoding CaiB/BaiF CoA transferase family protein, which translates to MQRPLDGITVVALEHAIAAPFCTRQLADLGARVIKIERPGTGDFARVYDERVKGLASHFVWTNRSKESLTLDLKHPAAQEVLARLLERADVLVQNVAPGAAARLGLSYETLHPKHPGLVVCDISGYGDDGPYRDRKAYDLLIQSEAGFLSVTGTPDEPAKAGCSVADIAAGMYAYSSILAALLQRSHTGQGIRIDVSMLESMAEWMSYPLYYAFDGAPPPPRAGASHATIYPYGPFEAGDGRTVMLGLQNEREWVQFCETVLRQPDLAQDERFASNSRRHAERDPLKLVILRAFSVLSADEVSRRLDDAQIANARMNTLADLWAHPQLRARNRWREVGTPVGPIPALLPPGRTDAFEPRMDDVPALGQHTDSILREMGWDDTRIAAMHAEKVV; encoded by the coding sequence ATGCAACGCCCTCTCGATGGAATAACCGTCGTCGCGCTCGAGCACGCAATCGCCGCGCCGTTCTGCACTCGCCAGTTGGCCGATCTGGGCGCGCGCGTGATCAAGATCGAGCGACCGGGAACCGGCGACTTTGCGCGCGTCTACGACGAGCGCGTCAAGGGGCTGGCATCGCACTTCGTGTGGACCAACCGTTCCAAGGAAAGCCTCACGCTCGACCTCAAGCACCCGGCCGCGCAGGAGGTGCTTGCGAGGCTTCTCGAGCGTGCCGATGTGCTGGTGCAGAACGTCGCCCCTGGCGCCGCAGCGCGGCTCGGCCTCTCGTACGAAACCCTGCACCCGAAGCACCCTGGCCTTGTCGTGTGCGACATCTCGGGGTACGGCGACGACGGGCCCTATCGCGACCGCAAGGCCTACGACCTCCTGATCCAGAGCGAAGCCGGCTTTCTCAGTGTGACCGGTACCCCGGACGAGCCCGCAAAGGCAGGTTGCTCGGTGGCGGACATCGCGGCGGGCATGTATGCCTACAGCTCGATCCTCGCGGCCCTTCTCCAGCGCTCGCACACCGGCCAGGGCATTCGCATCGACGTGTCGATGCTCGAGAGCATGGCCGAGTGGATGAGTTACCCGCTCTACTACGCTTTCGATGGCGCCCCGCCGCCGCCGCGCGCGGGCGCCTCGCACGCCACGATCTACCCCTACGGACCGTTTGAAGCTGGAGACGGACGCACGGTCATGCTGGGCCTGCAGAACGAGCGCGAGTGGGTGCAATTCTGCGAGACGGTACTGCGCCAGCCCGACCTTGCCCAGGACGAGCGCTTCGCCTCTAATTCGCGCCGCCACGCCGAACGCGACCCGCTCAAGCTGGTGATTCTTCGGGCCTTCTCGGTGCTCAGCGCCGACGAAGTCTCCCGCCGCCTCGACGACGCGCAGATCGCCAACGCACGCATGAACACGCTCGCCGACCTGTGGGCCCATCCGCAGCTCAGGGCGCGCAACCGCTGGCGCGAAGTGGGTACGCCAGTCGGCCCGATCCCCGCGTTGCTGCCGCCGGGCCGCACCGACGCCTTCGAGCCACGCATGGACGATGTGCCCGCGCTGGGCCAGCACACCGACTCGATCTTGCGCGAGATGGGGTGGGACGACACACGCATTGCGGCGATGCATGCCGAGAAAGTCGTCTGA
- a CDS encoding HpcH/HpaI aldolase/citrate lyase family protein, with amino-acid sequence MDARHPAALARSLLFVPGHQSDLFHKALKSGTDLVVVDLEDAVPLEDKPLARAAAGEWLAQVPGLDAVAVRLNSPAVDAGREDLAWLASLAHRPATLIVPKAESAHDLAQVRAVAPDVGLVPLVESAAGHATLDEMARAPGVLRLAFGHLDFMADTGIAAGEDEHELAPMRFAIAMATARAGLAPAVDGVTTDLDNEERLARDVRRAVAFGFGGKLCIHPRQVGSVHAVLAPSAELADWASRVLDGDRAAGGKPFRLFGRMVDAPVVLQARKVLARCYR; translated from the coding sequence ATGGACGCCAGACATCCGGCTGCTCTTGCGCGCAGTCTTCTCTTCGTGCCCGGGCATCAGAGCGACCTCTTCCACAAGGCCCTCAAGAGCGGCACCGACCTCGTCGTCGTCGACCTGGAAGACGCCGTGCCACTGGAGGACAAGCCGTTGGCCCGCGCCGCTGCCGGCGAATGGCTCGCGCAGGTGCCGGGGCTCGACGCGGTGGCCGTCCGGCTGAACTCGCCCGCAGTGGACGCCGGTCGCGAAGATCTTGCCTGGCTCGCGAGCCTCGCGCATCGGCCTGCCACCCTGATCGTACCGAAAGCAGAATCTGCGCACGACCTCGCGCAAGTGCGCGCGGTTGCGCCCGATGTCGGGCTCGTGCCCCTGGTGGAAAGCGCGGCCGGCCATGCGACGCTGGATGAGATGGCGCGCGCGCCAGGCGTCCTGCGCCTTGCCTTCGGTCACCTGGATTTCATGGCCGACACGGGCATCGCGGCCGGCGAGGACGAACATGAGCTCGCGCCCATGCGCTTTGCCATTGCGATGGCGACTGCGCGCGCGGGCCTCGCGCCAGCCGTCGACGGCGTGACGACAGACCTGGACAACGAAGAGCGGCTCGCGCGCGACGTCAGGCGCGCGGTTGCCTTCGGCTTCGGCGGCAAACTGTGCATCCATCCCCGTCAAGTGGGCAGTGTGCATGCGGTGCTTGCGCCCAGCGCCGAACTCGCGGATTGGGCGAGCCGCGTCCTGGACGGCGATCGCGCGGCCGGCGGCAAGCCGTTTCGCCTCTTCGGACGGATGGTAGATGCGCCCGTGGTGCTGCAAGCACGAAAGGTGTTGGCTCGTTGTTACAGGTAG
- a CDS encoding (2Fe-2S)-binding protein, giving the protein MNPERKAIPITRVDMVVNGAAVSIDVEPREMLVDVLRDQLHLKGTKRSCDVQVCGACTVLVDGMPTSSCTTLCADAHERKVTTIEGLARGKVLDPVQRAFIAHGALQCGFCTPGMILAVKSLLAADPSPSDKTLRHYLRGNICRCTGYVKIIEAIHDLVHHPEKYQSENA; this is encoded by the coding sequence ATGAACCCGGAACGAAAAGCCATCCCGATCACGCGCGTGGACATGGTGGTCAACGGAGCCGCAGTGTCCATCGACGTGGAGCCGCGCGAGATGCTGGTCGACGTCCTGCGCGACCAACTTCACCTCAAGGGCACGAAGCGCTCCTGCGACGTGCAGGTCTGCGGCGCCTGCACCGTGCTGGTGGACGGCATGCCCACCTCCAGTTGCACGACGCTGTGCGCAGATGCGCACGAACGCAAGGTCACGACGATCGAAGGCCTGGCCCGGGGCAAGGTGCTCGACCCGGTGCAACGGGCCTTCATCGCACACGGCGCACTGCAATGCGGCTTCTGCACGCCGGGAATGATCCTAGCCGTCAAGTCGCTCCTCGCGGCCGACCCGAGCCCGTCGGACAAGACCCTGCGCCACTACCTGCGCGGCAACATCTGCCGGTGCACGGGCTACGTCAAGATCATTGAGGCCATTCATGACCTCGTTCATCACCCTGAGAAATACCAATCGGAGAACGCATGA